The following proteins are co-located in the Spinactinospora alkalitolerans genome:
- a CDS encoding glycosyltransferase, protein MTRCLAAAGCEVTLLLKTRVGNERLTAPLDGAPGVTLRRPYEESLLDDLGPRGLTPEQAVALITRLDSERRFDLVVLRGRRTAAVAAHTDALAGRLWTCVTDVPQTATGLTSAVVSELTDIAVASRLLLCPTEELRGFLESSVPAACGKSVLFPPVVVPPPEGAVGPGTPRTPLRIVYTGGFAPRWNTLEMTGLPAALGRRGVPAELHVIGDGIHRDPAEWAKRMGRALEDTPDLVRHGGRPHEEALRLAAQCDVGLSWRAPEADTDLELAAKVPEFGALGLPVVLNRTPMHEELLGPDYPLYAGEDLDSVADALVLATDPQTYRSAAQRCADASGRFTLERAVERLRGHLRLALPPAPGGVAPERPLKVVIAGHDLTFFTGLAEHLMALPGLEVRLDEWEALHTHDQYRSRELAAWADVVVCEWCGPNALFYARHKRAGQRLLVRLHRFELHTEWPRKLDIEKVDAIVCTSPYYADLTRERAGWPADRVAVLPNWVDVDQLDRPKLPGAQHTLGMIGIAPSRKRIDRGLDVLAELRRRDPRYTLAVKTKQPWDYWWVWNRPEEREYYERAYRRIQRSELLADGVVFDPYGPDVAVWLRRVGFVLSTSDDESFHLAPAECAASGGIPAVLAWPGADTIYSRRWIHEDTGAMADAIHSIVTEGRFDAVRAAARDEIAAKYSLRRVRGLWTDLIISGGFPEPVRPDGTVPAIR, encoded by the coding sequence ATGACCCGATGCCTGGCCGCCGCAGGGTGCGAGGTCACCCTGCTGCTCAAGACCCGGGTCGGGAACGAGCGGCTGACCGCCCCGCTCGACGGCGCGCCCGGCGTCACGCTGCGGCGCCCCTACGAGGAGTCCCTGCTCGACGACCTCGGCCCGCGCGGGCTCACTCCGGAGCAGGCCGTCGCCCTGATCACCCGCCTCGACTCCGAGCGGCGGTTCGACCTCGTCGTGCTGCGCGGCCGCCGCACGGCGGCGGTCGCCGCCCACACCGATGCGCTGGCCGGTCGGCTGTGGACCTGCGTCACCGACGTGCCGCAGACGGCGACCGGCCTCACCTCCGCCGTCGTCTCCGAGCTCACCGACATCGCGGTCGCCTCGCGCCTCCTGCTCTGCCCGACCGAGGAGCTGCGCGGCTTCCTGGAGTCCTCGGTCCCGGCCGCGTGCGGCAAGAGCGTGCTGTTCCCCCCGGTCGTCGTGCCGCCGCCGGAGGGGGCGGTCGGCCCCGGCACGCCGCGCACGCCGCTCAGGATCGTCTACACCGGCGGCTTCGCGCCCCGGTGGAACACGCTGGAGATGACCGGGCTGCCGGCCGCCCTGGGCCGGCGCGGGGTGCCGGCCGAGCTGCACGTGATCGGCGACGGAATCCACCGCGACCCGGCGGAATGGGCCAAGCGGATGGGGCGGGCGCTGGAGGACACGCCCGATCTCGTCCGGCACGGCGGGCGCCCGCACGAGGAGGCGCTGCGGCTGGCGGCCCAGTGCGACGTCGGACTGTCGTGGCGCGCCCCCGAGGCCGACACCGACCTGGAACTGGCGGCCAAGGTGCCGGAGTTCGGCGCCCTCGGCCTGCCGGTGGTGCTCAACCGCACCCCGATGCACGAGGAGCTGCTCGGCCCGGACTACCCGCTCTACGCCGGCGAGGACCTCGACTCGGTCGCCGACGCGCTCGTGCTCGCCACCGACCCGCAGACCTACCGGTCGGCCGCGCAGCGCTGCGCCGATGCATCCGGCCGCTTCACGCTGGAGCGCGCGGTCGAGCGGCTACGCGGACACCTGCGGCTCGCCCTGCCGCCCGCGCCCGGGGGAGTCGCCCCGGAACGCCCGCTCAAGGTGGTCATCGCAGGGCACGACCTGACGTTCTTCACCGGCCTGGCCGAGCACCTCATGGCACTGCCCGGCCTGGAGGTGCGCCTGGACGAATGGGAGGCGCTGCACACCCACGACCAGTACCGCAGCAGGGAACTCGCGGCCTGGGCCGATGTGGTCGTCTGCGAGTGGTGCGGCCCCAACGCGCTGTTCTACGCGCGGCACAAGCGGGCCGGGCAGCGGCTGCTGGTGCGCCTGCACCGGTTCGAGCTGCACACGGAGTGGCCGCGCAAGCTCGACATCGAGAAGGTCGACGCGATCGTCTGCACCAGCCCCTACTACGCCGACCTCACCAGGGAGCGCGCGGGCTGGCCCGCGGACAGGGTGGCCGTGCTGCCCAACTGGGTCGACGTCGACCAGTTGGACCGGCCGAAGCTGCCGGGCGCGCAGCACACGCTTGGGATGATCGGCATCGCGCCCTCGCGCAAGCGGATCGACCGGGGCCTGGACGTGCTCGCCGAGCTGCGCCGGCGCGATCCGCGCTACACCCTCGCCGTCAAGACCAAGCAGCCGTGGGACTACTGGTGGGTCTGGAACCGCCCGGAGGAGCGGGAGTACTACGAGCGCGCCTACCGCCGGATCCAGCGCTCCGAGCTGCTCGCGGACGGCGTGGTGTTCGACCCGTACGGGCCGGACGTGGCGGTGTGGCTGCGCCGCGTCGGCTTCGTGCTCTCCACCAGCGACGACGAGAGCTTCCACCTGGCCCCGGCCGAGTGCGCCGCGTCCGGCGGGATCCCGGCCGTGCTGGCCTGGCCGGGGGCCGACACGATCTACTCGCGCCGCTGGATCCACGAGGACACCGGGGCGATGGCCGACGCGATCCACTCCATCGTGACCGAGGGGCGCTTCGACGCCGTGCGCGCGGCGGCCCGGGACGAGATCGCCGCGAAATACTCGCTGCGCCGGGTCCGGGGACTGTGGACCGACCTGATCATCAGCGGCGGGTTCCCCGAACCGGTGCGCCCGGACGGCACCGTGCCCGCCATACGGTAG
- a CDS encoding nucleotide sugar dehydrogenase — protein MRGGSSVDAAVSTSDLAVIGLGYVGLPLAHEASRVGLKVTGLDVSPKVVEGLTAATSHIDDLSASDIADMLAAGFQASTDPAVLGGAQTIVICVPTPLSEEGGPDLGAVTAAAKSIAAHLRPGTLVVLESTTYPGTTEEIVRPILEESGLVAGADFHLAFSPERIDPGNPSFGVANTPKVVGGLTERCGELAAAFYGKFVQTVVRARGTREAEMAKLLENTYRHVNIALVNEMAIFCQELGVDLWDAIACAATKPFGFQAFHPGPGVGGHCIPIDPNYLSYKVKTLGYPFRFVELAQEINARMPSYVLLRAQELLNDAGLALSRSNVLLLGVTYKADIADQRESPARPVARKLAAKGATLSYHDPHVEEWSLNGTSVPRATDLERAMAEADLTILLTDHKEYRAELLTDRARLLLDTRGVLRRLDPSVPADRRTTTPVTREGIQVL, from the coding sequence ATGCGAGGGGGATCATCTGTGGACGCCGCCGTATCAACTTCCGACCTGGCCGTCATCGGCCTCGGTTACGTCGGCCTTCCGCTGGCGCACGAGGCGAGCCGGGTCGGTCTCAAGGTCACCGGGCTGGACGTCAGCCCGAAGGTGGTCGAAGGACTGACCGCCGCAACATCGCACATCGACGACCTCTCCGCCTCCGACATCGCCGACATGCTGGCAGCGGGCTTCCAGGCCAGCACGGATCCCGCCGTGCTGGGCGGCGCCCAGACGATCGTGATCTGCGTCCCCACCCCTCTGTCCGAGGAGGGCGGCCCCGACCTGGGCGCGGTCACCGCAGCGGCCAAGTCGATCGCGGCCCACCTGCGCCCGGGCACACTGGTCGTCCTGGAGTCCACGACCTACCCCGGCACCACCGAGGAGATCGTGCGGCCGATCCTGGAGGAGTCCGGGCTGGTCGCCGGCGCCGACTTCCACCTGGCGTTCTCGCCCGAACGCATCGACCCGGGCAACCCGTCCTTCGGCGTGGCCAACACCCCGAAGGTGGTCGGCGGCCTGACCGAGCGCTGCGGCGAACTCGCAGCGGCGTTCTACGGCAAGTTCGTGCAGACCGTGGTCCGGGCCCGCGGCACCCGCGAGGCCGAGATGGCCAAGCTGCTGGAGAACACCTACCGGCACGTCAACATCGCGCTGGTCAACGAGATGGCGATCTTCTGCCAGGAGCTCGGCGTCGACCTGTGGGACGCGATCGCCTGCGCCGCGACCAAGCCGTTCGGGTTCCAGGCGTTCCACCCCGGCCCCGGCGTCGGCGGGCACTGCATCCCGATCGACCCCAACTACCTGTCCTACAAGGTCAAGACCCTGGGCTATCCCTTCCGGTTCGTGGAGCTGGCCCAGGAGATCAACGCGCGGATGCCCTCCTACGTCCTGCTACGGGCGCAGGAGCTGCTCAACGACGCCGGTCTGGCACTGTCCCGGTCCAACGTGCTGCTGCTCGGCGTCACCTACAAGGCCGACATCGCCGACCAGCGCGAGTCGCCGGCCCGGCCGGTGGCCCGCAAGCTCGCGGCGAAGGGGGCGACGCTGAGCTACCACGACCCGCACGTCGAGGAGTGGTCGCTCAACGGCACTTCGGTGCCCCGGGCCACCGACCTGGAGCGGGCCATGGCGGAGGCCGACCTGACGATCCTGCTGACCGACCACAAGGAGTACCGCGCGGAGCTGCTCACCGACCGCGCCCGGCTGCTGCTGGACACCCGGGGCGTGCTGCGGCGGCTCGACCCCTCGGTCCCCGCCGACCGGCGTACCACCACCCCGGTCACCCGCGAGGGCATCCAGGTGCTCTAG
- a CDS encoding glycosyltransferase family 2 protein, whose product MKVSCVLLTMGNRPAELRRAINSVFEQEGVDVEVVVVGNGADLPELPEGVATLRLPDNVGIPEGRNHGVKVCAGDIILFLDDDGWYRSRDLVRHVHDRFAADPELGAVSFRVADPDGGPDQRRHVPRLRAGDPQRSSRVTTFLGGACAIRRTAFEQGGGLPGGFFYAHEETDLAWRILDAGFHIDYDAEAVMYHPAVAPTRHADFYRLNARNRVWLARRNLPWPLAVAYLGTWVAITLLRERSRPALRAWFAGFKEGWKEAAGPRTPITWSTAWRMTRMGRPPII is encoded by the coding sequence ATGAAGGTCTCCTGTGTGCTTCTGACCATGGGCAACCGGCCCGCGGAGCTGCGGCGCGCGATCAACAGCGTGTTCGAGCAGGAGGGCGTCGACGTCGAGGTCGTCGTCGTGGGCAACGGCGCCGACCTGCCCGAGCTGCCCGAGGGCGTGGCCACGCTGCGGCTGCCGGACAACGTCGGCATCCCCGAGGGCCGCAACCACGGCGTCAAGGTCTGCGCCGGCGACATCATCCTGTTCCTCGACGACGACGGCTGGTACCGCTCGCGCGACCTGGTCCGCCACGTCCACGACCGGTTCGCCGCCGACCCGGAGCTCGGCGCCGTCTCGTTCCGGGTGGCCGACCCCGACGGCGGGCCCGACCAGCGCCGCCACGTGCCGCGGCTGCGCGCCGGCGACCCGCAGCGCTCCAGCAGGGTCACCACCTTCCTCGGCGGCGCGTGCGCGATCCGACGCACGGCGTTCGAGCAGGGCGGCGGGCTGCCGGGCGGCTTCTTCTACGCGCACGAGGAGACCGACCTCGCCTGGCGGATCCTCGACGCCGGCTTCCACATCGACTACGACGCCGAGGCGGTCATGTACCACCCGGCGGTCGCGCCCACCCGGCACGCGGACTTCTACCGGCTCAACGCGCGCAACCGCGTCTGGCTGGCCCGCCGCAACCTGCCATGGCCGCTGGCGGTCGCCTACCTCGGCACCTGGGTCGCCATCACGCTGCTGCGCGAGCGCTCCCGCCCGGCGCTGCGCGCCTGGTTCGCCGGGTTCAAGGAGGGATGGAAGGAGGCGGCCGGCCCCAGGACCCCGATCACGTGGTCCACCGCCTGGCGCATGACCAGGATGGGCCGCCCCCCGATCATCTGA
- a CDS encoding CDP-alcohol phosphatidyltransferase family protein, with translation MSKPSVAEVRAGGQPEGIKERRNEEHWAGRLYMRDVSPYVSTVFVRMGVPPNPITYLMMAFGVLAGVVLAFGGLWSAVLAAVLVQVYLLLDCSDGEVARFTGRTSVAGIYLDRIGHYLAEIALLIGLGIRAQGGFEAGGWVIAGMAAALGAALIKVETDNVVVARAKAGLGEHVSEAAMQPRSAGLGLARKAASALRFHRLIQAVELSLVVVVIAIVDAVRGDLLATQVLTAACVAVAALQTVLHLVSVLASRRLH, from the coding sequence ATGTCCAAGCCGTCGGTCGCTGAGGTCCGCGCCGGCGGCCAGCCGGAGGGCATCAAGGAGCGCCGCAACGAGGAGCACTGGGCGGGCCGGCTCTACATGCGCGACGTCTCGCCGTACGTGAGCACGGTGTTCGTCCGCATGGGCGTGCCGCCGAACCCCATCACCTACCTGATGATGGCGTTCGGCGTGCTCGCCGGGGTGGTGCTGGCGTTCGGCGGCCTGTGGTCGGCGGTGCTCGCCGCCGTCCTGGTGCAGGTCTACCTACTGCTGGACTGCTCCGACGGCGAGGTCGCGCGGTTCACCGGCCGCACCAGCGTCGCCGGGATCTACCTCGACCGCATCGGCCACTACCTCGCCGAGATCGCCCTGCTCATCGGGTTGGGGATCCGGGCCCAGGGCGGCTTCGAGGCGGGCGGCTGGGTCATCGCGGGCATGGCCGCCGCGCTCGGTGCGGCGCTGATCAAGGTCGAGACCGACAACGTCGTGGTGGCGCGGGCCAAGGCCGGTCTCGGCGAGCACGTCTCCGAGGCCGCCATGCAGCCGCGTTCGGCCGGGTTGGGCCTGGCCCGCAAGGCGGCGTCGGCGCTGCGCTTCCACCGCCTGATCCAGGCGGTGGAGCTGTCCCTGGTGGTGGTCGTCATCGCGATCGTGGACGCGGTCCGCGGCGACCTGCTGGCCACCCAGGTGCTCACCGCGGCCTGCGTCGCGGTCGCCGCGCTGCAGACCGTGCTGCACCTGGTGAGCGTGCTGGCCTCGCGCAGGCTGCACTGA
- a CDS encoding iron-containing alcohol dehydrogenase family protein, which produces MVASPIAIDVRRGAITDLGTVLADRRIANEGRIAVAVGPGQGAQIVADLDLPHCEVFRVDGGSVDVATELGKKLRSGAYEAVAGIGGGKTIDVTKFAATMAGIPMVAVATNLSHDGIASPVSSLEHESGKGSYGVTMPTAVVVDVDYVRAAPQRLVRSGIGDAVSNLSAIADWELAGREQGEPVDGMAVTFARVAAEAILHRTDSVDSQEFLTALAEALVLSGMAMSVAGTSRPASGACHEILHAIDQLHPGTSNHGELAGLGALYASFLRTRHLGEGERRMADIRACLLRHELPIVPADVGLDEERFARAVAHAPSTRPGRYTVLEHLDLSDDEIRRSVGEYVQAVGR; this is translated from the coding sequence ATGGTCGCGTCCCCCATCGCGATCGACGTCCGGCGGGGGGCCATCACCGACCTCGGCACGGTGCTCGCCGACCGCCGGATCGCCAACGAGGGCCGGATCGCGGTCGCGGTCGGTCCGGGCCAGGGCGCCCAGATCGTCGCCGACCTGGACCTGCCCCACTGCGAGGTGTTCCGGGTCGACGGCGGCAGCGTCGACGTCGCCACCGAGCTCGGCAAGAAGCTGCGCTCGGGGGCTTATGAGGCCGTGGCCGGCATCGGCGGCGGCAAGACCATCGACGTCACCAAGTTCGCCGCGACCATGGCCGGAATCCCCATGGTCGCGGTGGCCACCAACCTCTCCCACGACGGCATCGCCTCGCCGGTCAGCTCGCTGGAGCACGAGAGCGGCAAGGGCTCCTACGGCGTGACGATGCCGACCGCGGTGGTCGTGGACGTCGACTACGTGCGGGCCGCCCCCCAGCGGCTGGTGCGCTCGGGCATCGGCGACGCGGTCAGCAACCTGTCGGCGATCGCCGACTGGGAACTGGCCGGCCGGGAGCAGGGTGAGCCGGTCGACGGCATGGCCGTCACCTTCGCCAGGGTCGCGGCCGAGGCGATCCTGCACCGCACCGACTCGGTCGACTCCCAGGAGTTCCTGACCGCGCTGGCCGAGGCGCTGGTGCTGTCGGGCATGGCGATGTCGGTGGCCGGCACCAGCCGTCCGGCCAGCGGCGCCTGCCACGAGATCCTGCACGCCATCGACCAGCTCCACCCGGGCACCAGCAACCACGGCGAGCTGGCCGGGCTCGGGGCGCTCTACGCCTCCTTCCTGCGCACCCGCCACCTCGGCGAGGGGGAGCGGCGGATGGCCGACATCCGCGCCTGCCTGCTCCGGCACGAGCTGCCCATCGTCCCCGCCGACGTCGGCCTGGACGAGGAGCGGTTCGCCCGCGCGGTGGCACACGCCCCCTCCACCCGCCCCGGGCGCTACACCGTCCTGGAGCACCTCGACCTGTCGGACGACGAGATTCGGCGGAGCGTCGGTGAATATGTCCAAGCCGTCGGTCGCTGA
- a CDS encoding phosphocholine cytidylyltransferase family protein encodes MLGMVLAAGAGRRLRPYTDTLPKALVPVDGDTTIMDISLRNLAAAGLTDVVIVVGYCAGAVEERKEDLESRHGVKLTLVHNDKAEEWNNAYSLWTAREYFSEGVLLVNGDTVHPVSVEETLLAARGPELLLAVDNVKTLADEEMKVTLDDSGHIERITKLMDPAAAAGEYIGATLIEGSLADRLADALKATWERDPQLYYEDGYQELVNRGGKVAVAPIGKVDWVEVDNHDDLSRAREIACRY; translated from the coding sequence ATGCTCGGTATGGTTCTTGCCGCCGGAGCGGGTCGCCGGCTGCGCCCCTACACCGACACCCTGCCCAAGGCACTGGTGCCGGTCGACGGCGACACCACGATCATGGACATCTCGCTGCGCAACCTCGCCGCCGCGGGCCTCACCGACGTCGTGATCGTCGTGGGCTACTGCGCCGGCGCGGTCGAGGAGCGCAAGGAGGACCTCGAGAGCCGCCACGGCGTGAAACTGACCCTGGTCCACAACGACAAGGCCGAGGAGTGGAACAACGCCTACTCCCTGTGGACCGCTCGCGAGTACTTCTCCGAGGGCGTCCTCCTCGTCAACGGTGACACCGTTCATCCGGTGAGCGTGGAAGAGACGCTACTCGCCGCCCGGGGACCGGAACTCCTCCTCGCGGTGGACAACGTGAAAACTCTCGCCGACGAAGAGATGAAGGTGACCCTGGACGACTCCGGTCACATCGAGCGGATCACCAAGCTCATGGACCCGGCGGCCGCCGCGGGCGAGTACATCGGCGCGACCCTCATCGAGGGTTCGCTGGCCGACCGCCTCGCCGACGCCCTCAAGGCCACCTGGGAGCGCGATCCCCAGTTGTACTACGAGGACGGCTACCAGGAGCTCGTCAACCGGGGCGGCAAGGTCGCCGTGGCGCCGATCGGCAAGGTCGACTGGGTCGAGGTGGACAACCACGACGACCTGAGCCGCGCCAGGGAGATCGCATGCCGCTACTAG
- a CDS encoding DUF5941 domain-containing protein gives MSPSPSAAQEDRVDLRFLRDDGHVSIGIGLLAAGALPPLLPTCAGAMVTAVLLAAGLGELSGITLFAPAAALLLSGVASGHPHDGRFDWVVPPVLRATEYLYLLALGYGSGVPDPLVFVVLTAVVLHHCDAVHRTRCGARPPARVMRARLGWDGRMLLIAAGGVLGWLPFAYGLLAGYLVVLLVWETAASWLATPVLTTADVPHNE, from the coding sequence ATGTCGCCATCTCCGTCGGCCGCACAAGAGGACCGCGTTGACCTGCGTTTTCTTCGCGACGACGGCCATGTGAGCATCGGGATCGGTCTTCTCGCGGCCGGTGCGCTGCCCCCGCTGCTCCCCACGTGTGCGGGCGCGATGGTAACGGCGGTGCTGCTGGCCGCGGGGCTCGGCGAACTCTCAGGCATTACCCTGTTCGCACCGGCCGCGGCGCTCCTGCTCTCCGGAGTGGCATCAGGGCATCCGCACGACGGGCGATTTGATTGGGTGGTCCCACCGGTCCTCCGCGCGACGGAGTACCTCTACCTACTCGCGCTCGGCTATGGTTCGGGCGTGCCAGACCCGCTGGTGTTCGTAGTCTTGACGGCGGTCGTCCTGCACCACTGCGACGCCGTGCACCGGACGCGCTGCGGCGCGCGGCCCCCCGCCCGGGTCATGCGGGCGAGGCTCGGCTGGGACGGGCGGATGCTGCTCATCGCCGCCGGCGGGGTGCTGGGATGGCTGCCGTTCGCCTACGGTCTGCTCGCGGGCTACCTGGTGGTGCTGCTCGTCTGGGAGACCGCGGCGAGCTGGCTGGCGACCCCCGTCCTGACGACGGCGGACGTGCCGCACAACGAATGA
- a CDS encoding ABC transporter ATP-binding protein, whose protein sequence is MAEPVIEAKGLGVKFAMNRRRKRSLREMFIHGNRRDPNKGGDFWALRDVSFEIAKGDCVGIVGKNGTGKSTLLKLIAGVLMPDEGSVTVRGKVAPLLELRAGFSDQLTGRENVHLVGSLHGMSPKTLDERFDEIVEFAEIGKFIDTPVRHYSSGMKVRLGFALISQLEHPIMLVDEVLAVGDKAFKQKCYAKIQEMLANDRTMVLVSHSEGDLKRFCNRGLYIKRGELVMDADIKGALDAYNADTKAETEAKKKEAEAKKKAEGDDKAA, encoded by the coding sequence TTCGCGATGAATCGTCGCCGCAAGCGCAGCCTGCGCGAGATGTTCATCCACGGCAACAGGCGCGACCCCAACAAGGGCGGCGACTTCTGGGCGCTGCGCGACGTCTCCTTCGAGATCGCCAAGGGCGACTGCGTCGGCATCGTCGGCAAGAACGGCACCGGGAAGTCGACCCTCCTCAAGCTCATCGCCGGCGTGCTCATGCCGGATGAGGGGTCGGTGACGGTGCGCGGCAAGGTCGCTCCGCTGCTGGAGCTGCGGGCGGGCTTCTCCGACCAGCTCACCGGCCGCGAGAACGTCCACCTCGTGGGCTCCCTGCACGGCATGAGCCCGAAGACGCTGGACGAGAGATTCGACGAGATCGTCGAGTTCGCCGAGATCGGCAAGTTCATCGACACCCCGGTCCGGCACTACTCCAGCGGTATGAAGGTCCGCCTGGGCTTCGCGCTGATCTCACAGCTCGAGCACCCGATCATGCTGGTCGACGAGGTGCTCGCGGTGGGCGACAAGGCGTTCAAGCAGAAGTGCTACGCCAAGATCCAGGAGATGCTGGCCAACGACCGCACCATGGTGCTGGTCTCCCACAGCGAGGGCGACCTCAAGCGCTTCTGCAACCGAGGCCTCTACATCAAGCGGGGCGAGCTGGTCATGGACGCCGACATCAAGGGCGCCCTGGACGCCTACAACGCCGACACCAAGGCCGAGACCGAGGCCAAGAAGAAAGAGGCCGAGGCCAAGAAGAAGGCAGAAGGCGACGACAAGGCCGCCTGA